One window from the genome of Metabacillus flavus encodes:
- the sucC gene encoding ADP-forming succinate--CoA ligase subunit beta, giving the protein MNIHEYQGKEILRKYGVAVPNGKVAFTVEEAVEAAKELGTQVTVVKAQIHAGGRGKAGGVKVAKSLDEVKEYASEILGKTLITHQTGPEGKEVKRLLIEEGCDIKKEYYVGLVLDRDSSRVVLMASEEGGTEIEEVAEKTPEKIFKESVDPAVGLQMYQARRIAFNINIPRELVGQAAKFMMSLYKAFTEKDCSIAEINPLVVTGDGKVMALDAKLNFDANSLYRQKDVLEYRDLDEEDAKEIEASKYDLSYISLDGKIGCMVNGAGLAMATMDIINYYGGEPANFLDVGGGATAEKVTEAFKIILSDQNVKGIFVNIFGGIMKCDIIAEGVVEATKQVGLEIPLVVRLEGTNVELGKQILKDSGLNITAAESMADGAQKIVSLVG; this is encoded by the coding sequence ATGAATATCCATGAGTACCAGGGAAAAGAAATCCTCAGAAAATATGGGGTTGCAGTGCCTAACGGGAAAGTCGCGTTCACTGTTGAAGAAGCAGTTGAAGCAGCAAAAGAGCTTGGAACACAGGTAACGGTGGTAAAAGCACAAATTCATGCAGGCGGCCGCGGTAAAGCAGGCGGGGTAAAGGTTGCAAAAAGTCTGGATGAGGTAAAAGAATACGCAAGCGAAATCTTGGGGAAAACGCTGATCACCCATCAGACGGGTCCTGAAGGTAAAGAAGTTAAGCGTTTGCTTATCGAGGAAGGCTGCGACATTAAGAAGGAATATTACGTGGGCCTAGTTCTTGACCGTGATTCTTCAAGAGTCGTGCTGATGGCTTCTGAAGAAGGCGGAACAGAAATCGAAGAAGTAGCAGAAAAAACGCCTGAGAAAATTTTTAAAGAATCCGTGGATCCGGCAGTCGGCCTTCAAATGTATCAGGCGCGCCGCATCGCATTCAACATTAACATCCCGCGTGAGCTTGTGGGACAGGCGGCTAAATTTATGATGAGCCTATATAAAGCGTTTACTGAGAAAGATTGTTCGATTGCTGAAATCAACCCATTGGTTGTAACAGGCGACGGAAAAGTCATGGCGCTTGACGCAAAGCTGAACTTCGATGCGAATTCTTTGTACCGTCAAAAAGATGTACTTGAATACAGGGATCTTGATGAAGAAGATGCAAAGGAAATTGAAGCATCCAAATACGACCTAAGCTACATCTCATTAGATGGCAAGATTGGCTGCATGGTTAATGGAGCCGGGCTTGCAATGGCGACAATGGACATTATCAACTACTATGGCGGAGAACCCGCAAACTTTCTTGATGTTGGGGGCGGCGCGACTGCTGAGAAAGTAACGGAGGCCTTCAAAATCATTTTGTCCGACCAAAATGTAAAAGGAATTTTCGTTAACATTTTCGGCGGAATCATGAAGTGCGACATCATTGCAGAAGGCGTAGTGGAAGCTACAAAGCAAGTTGGCCTTGAAATTCCATTGGTTGTGCGTCTTGAAGGCACAAACGTTGAATTGGGCAAGCAGATCTTAAAAGATTCAGGATTGAATATTACGGCAGCTGAGTCCATGGCAGATGGAGCTCAAAAAATCGTTTCTTTAGTAGGCTAA
- the hslV gene encoding ATP-dependent protease subunit HslV: protein MSEFHATTIFAIHHKDGYAMAGDGQVTFGNAVVMKHTARKVRRLFNGKVIAGFAGSVADAFTLFEMFEGRLEEYNGNLQRAAVELAKEWRSDKVLRRLEAMLIVMNKEDLLLISGTGEVIEPDDGILAIGSGGNYALSAGRALKRYSGESLSAKEIAEGALRIAGEICVYTNGNVIVEEL from the coding sequence ATGAGTGAATTCCATGCAACCACAATATTTGCGATTCACCATAAAGACGGTTATGCGATGGCTGGCGACGGCCAGGTAACATTCGGCAATGCTGTTGTCATGAAACATACAGCAAGAAAAGTGCGCAGACTGTTTAATGGAAAGGTTATTGCCGGTTTTGCCGGATCTGTAGCAGATGCCTTTACCCTGTTTGAGATGTTTGAAGGCAGACTAGAAGAATACAATGGCAACCTGCAGCGTGCAGCAGTAGAGCTCGCTAAGGAGTGGAGAAGCGATAAAGTCCTTAGAAGGCTTGAAGCAATGCTTATTGTTATGAATAAAGAAGATTTGCTTCTTATATCAGGCACTGGGGAGGTCATCGAACCGGATGATGGCATCCTAGCAATCGGCTCAGGAGGCAACTATGCTCTTTCAGCCGGAAGAGCCTTGAAGCGCTATAGCGGAGAAAGCTTATCGGCAAAAGAAATCGCTGAAGGAGCTTTGAGGATTGCAGGGGAAATCTGTGTGTATACGAATGGCAATGTGATTGTAGAAGAGCTGTAG
- the hslU gene encoding HslU--HslV peptidase ATPase subunit produces the protein MKSQLTPRQIVERLDQYIVGQNDAKRAVAVALRNRYRRSLLDESLKDEVVPKNILMIGPTGVGKTEIARRIAKLVGAPFIKVEATKFTEVGYVGRDVESMVRDLMESSIRIVKEEKMSEVKGTAEENANRRLVELLVPSAKKNQSNKNPFEMLFGGAQEHDQTSANDDDSNLSERRKKIAHQLALGELEDHYVTVDVEEQQPSMFDMLQGSGMEQMGMNMQDAFSSFMPKKTKKRKLTVKEARKVLQNEEAQKLIDMDEATQEAVSRAEQSGIIFIDEIDKIAKKNSGGGSADVSREGVQRDILPIVEGSTVVTKYGSVKTDHVLFIAAGAFHMAKPSDLIPELQGRFPIRVELSKLSTEDFVRILVEPDNALLKQYTALLETEGIKLEFSDEAIRKIAEVAFQVNQDTDNIGARRLHTILERLLEDLSFEAPDVTMDKITITPQYVEEKLGKIASNKDLSQFIL, from the coding sequence ATGAAAAGCCAATTAACGCCCCGTCAGATTGTTGAACGGCTGGATCAGTACATTGTCGGCCAGAATGATGCAAAACGTGCAGTTGCGGTTGCTTTAAGAAACCGCTACCGCAGAAGTCTTCTAGATGAATCATTGAAAGATGAAGTGGTGCCTAAGAATATTTTGATGATTGGACCTACCGGTGTAGGGAAAACCGAGATTGCGAGACGGATTGCCAAGCTTGTCGGGGCTCCATTCATTAAAGTAGAAGCGACAAAGTTCACCGAAGTCGGGTATGTAGGCCGTGATGTTGAATCGATGGTCCGGGATTTGATGGAGAGCTCCATACGCATCGTAAAGGAAGAAAAAATGAGTGAAGTAAAGGGCACAGCCGAAGAAAATGCCAACCGCAGGCTTGTTGAGCTGCTCGTCCCTTCTGCAAAAAAGAATCAGTCCAATAAAAATCCGTTTGAAATGCTTTTTGGCGGAGCTCAGGAACACGATCAGACGTCAGCCAATGATGATGATTCGAATCTGAGTGAAAGAAGGAAAAAAATCGCTCATCAGCTGGCACTCGGCGAACTTGAAGATCATTATGTAACCGTGGACGTTGAGGAGCAGCAGCCGTCTATGTTTGATATGCTTCAGGGCTCGGGTATGGAACAGATGGGCATGAACATGCAGGACGCTTTCAGCAGCTTTATGCCTAAGAAAACTAAGAAGCGAAAGCTGACTGTGAAAGAAGCTCGAAAAGTTCTTCAAAATGAAGAAGCGCAGAAGTTGATTGATATGGATGAAGCCACACAGGAAGCAGTATCCCGTGCAGAACAATCCGGAATCATCTTTATTGATGAAATCGATAAAATCGCCAAGAAAAACAGCGGCGGAGGCTCAGCTGATGTTTCAAGAGAGGGCGTTCAGCGTGATATCCTTCCAATTGTCGAAGGATCGACAGTTGTAACAAAATATGGATCAGTCAAAACAGATCATGTTCTTTTTATCGCTGCAGGTGCTTTTCATATGGCTAAGCCATCGGACTTAATCCCGGAGCTTCAAGGGAGATTTCCAATCCGCGTAGAGCTTTCAAAATTAAGTACAGAGGATTTTGTCCGGATCCTTGTTGAGCCTGACAATGCACTTCTGAAGCAATACACTGCTTTACTGGAAACAGAAGGTATAAAACTTGAATTTTCAGACGAAGCTATTCGTAAGATTGCGGAAGTTGCTTTTCAAGTGAATCAGGACACGGATAATATTGGTGCGAGAAGACTACATACCATACTTGAACGGCTGCTGGAGGACCTATCCTTCGAAGCTCCGGATGTGACAATGGACAAAATAACGATTACACCGCAATATGTTGAAGAAAAGCTGGGGAAAATCGCAAGCAATAAAGATTTAAGCCAATTTATCTTATAG
- a CDS encoding EscU/YscU/HrcU family type III secretion system export apparatus switch protein: MKDRELRKAIALKYEGEGGRAPKVTAKGQGLIADEILSRAREAGVPVKEDASLAALLQSLEIHQEIPEDLYAVVAEIFAYIYKLDNLKEKN, translated from the coding sequence ATGAAAGACAGGGAACTGCGCAAGGCGATAGCACTCAAGTATGAAGGAGAAGGCGGAAGGGCTCCGAAGGTAACAGCTAAAGGACAGGGACTGATTGCAGACGAAATCCTTTCAAGAGCACGGGAGGCCGGAGTTCCTGTTAAAGAGGATGCATCCCTGGCAGCCCTCCTCCAATCCCTTGAAATTCATCAGGAGATTCCAGAAGATCTTTATGCAGTAGTCGCGGAAATTTTTGCATATATTTACAAGCTGGATAATTTAAAAGAGAAGAATTGA
- the xerC gene encoding tyrosine recombinase XerC yields MDIVKKSLILFVEYLQIEKNYSQYTIVNYSANIEEFALFMQEEGIAGLDLVTYQDIRLYLTKLHKMKLARRTISKKISSLRSFYKFLNREKMLNDNPFALVSLPKKEGRIPAFLYEKELELLFTVSDLSTPLGQRNQALLEMLYGTGMRVSECAGLKKQDADLFMGTVLVNGKGNKQRYVPFGSYAQDALELYLKDGREQLIHKAAPHDAIFVNNRGNPLKAGGIRHILNELVKKSAANLHIHPHMFRHTFATHLLNEGADLRSVQELLGHSHLSSTQIYTHVSKDQLKKTYMSHHPRA; encoded by the coding sequence ATGGATATTGTTAAGAAAAGTTTAATTTTGTTCGTAGAATATTTACAAATTGAGAAAAACTATTCACAATATACAATTGTGAATTACTCTGCAAATATTGAAGAATTTGCCCTTTTTATGCAAGAAGAGGGAATTGCGGGTCTTGATCTTGTGACCTACCAGGATATTAGACTGTATTTGACAAAGCTTCATAAAATGAAACTGGCAAGACGGACGATTTCAAAAAAAATTTCCAGTCTCAGAAGCTTCTATAAGTTTCTAAATCGTGAAAAAATGCTGAATGATAACCCGTTTGCTCTTGTTTCCCTTCCAAAGAAAGAGGGAAGGATTCCAGCTTTTCTGTATGAAAAAGAGCTGGAACTTCTATTCACGGTTTCCGACCTCTCCACTCCGCTGGGCCAGAGGAATCAGGCGCTGCTCGAAATGCTTTATGGCACAGGTATGCGGGTAAGCGAGTGTGCAGGGTTAAAAAAACAGGATGCGGATCTGTTTATGGGAACAGTTCTTGTGAACGGAAAAGGGAATAAGCAGCGGTACGTTCCGTTCGGCAGCTATGCACAGGATGCTTTAGAGCTGTATTTGAAAGATGGCCGCGAGCAGCTCATTCATAAGGCTGCACCTCATGATGCGATTTTTGTGAATAATCGCGGAAATCCATTAAAGGCTGGTGGTATCCGGCATATCTTAAATGAGCTGGTGAAAAAATCAGCTGCAAACTTACATATTCATCCGCACATGTTCCGGCATACGTTTGCTACACATCTGCTCAATGAAGGTGCCGACCTGCGAAGTGTTCAGGAGCTGCTGGGTCATTCTCACCTGTCATCCACGCAAATTTATACACATGTTTCCAAGGACCAGCTGAAGAAGACATATATGTCTCATCATCCTAGAGCGTAG
- the sucD gene encoding succinate--CoA ligase subunit alpha, with translation MSVFVNKDTKVIVQGITGSTALFHTKQMLEYGTKIVGGVTPGKGGTEVEGVPVFNTVIDAKNETGANASVIYVPAPFAADSIMEAVDAELDLVICITEHIPVMDMVKVKRYMEGKKTRLVGPNCPGVITPGECKIGIMPGYIHTKGHVGVVSRSGTLTYEAVHQLSQAGIGQSSAVGIGGDPVNGTNFIDVLKAFNEDPETYAVIMIGEIGGTAEEEAAEWVKANMTKPVVGFIGGKTAPPGKRMGHAGAIISGGKGTAEEKIKTMNACGIQVADTPSVMGETLISVLKEKGIYENCKTH, from the coding sequence ATGAGTGTTTTCGTTAACAAAGATACAAAAGTTATCGTTCAGGGTATTACAGGTTCAACAGCTCTTTTCCATACAAAGCAAATGCTTGAGTACGGCACGAAAATTGTCGGCGGCGTAACACCTGGAAAAGGCGGCACAGAGGTTGAAGGAGTGCCGGTTTTCAATACAGTCATTGACGCAAAAAATGAAACAGGTGCAAATGCATCCGTCATTTACGTTCCTGCGCCTTTTGCAGCTGACTCCATTATGGAAGCAGTAGACGCAGAGCTTGATCTTGTTATTTGTATCACAGAGCATATCCCGGTTATGGATATGGTGAAGGTTAAACGTTACATGGAAGGCAAGAAAACACGCCTGGTGGGCCCTAACTGCCCGGGCGTCATTACACCTGGCGAGTGCAAAATCGGCATCATGCCGGGCTACATTCATACAAAAGGCCATGTAGGGGTTGTTTCCCGTTCCGGAACGCTTACATATGAAGCGGTGCACCAGCTTTCCCAAGCAGGCATCGGACAGTCTTCAGCTGTTGGGATCGGCGGAGACCCGGTAAACGGCACAAACTTTATCGATGTCCTGAAGGCATTCAATGAAGATCCAGAAACGTATGCTGTGATCATGATTGGGGAAATTGGCGGTACAGCAGAGGAAGAAGCTGCTGAGTGGGTGAAAGCGAACATGACGAAACCTGTAGTCGGCTTTATCGGAGGGAAAACAGCACCTCCAGGTAAGCGTATGGGCCATGCAGGAGCCATTATCTCAGGCGGAAAAGGAACGGCTGAAGAAAAAATCAAAACCATGAATGCTTGCGGCATTCAAGTAGCGGATACTCCTTCAGTAATGGGTGAAACCCTCATTTCTGTTCTGAAAGAAAAAGGCATCTATGAGAACTGTAAGACACATTAA
- the dprA gene encoding DNA-processing protein DprA, whose translation MNTIQDKLLLISHCRGIRAAKLRRLYQIDHSFSLLQSLKSSEYLSLGLITPSYYSTFSEDFSSLKLSAIRANLEKHGTHFLTILDPLYPDLLKEIPDPPLFLFCKGNLQLFQHPESLGVAGARQSTPYGREALDKILIPLIKRGFVIVSGLAEGIDTAAHAVCIVNGGRTIAVLGGGFQHIYPFSNRALANEIGRHHLLISEYAPHIKPQKWHFPERNRLISGLGNGTLIAEAKQRSGSLITAQYAMEQGRDVFAIPGRILDCTSDGTNELIKDGAKLVMTAEDILEEFYGIGLKASGTAKE comes from the coding sequence GTGAACACCATACAAGACAAATTGCTCCTGATTTCTCACTGCAGGGGTATTCGTGCTGCAAAACTTAGAAGACTTTATCAAATCGATCATTCCTTCAGCCTTCTTCAAAGCTTGAAATCCTCTGAGTACCTGTCGTTAGGACTGATTACCCCCTCCTATTATTCCACATTCTCCGAAGATTTTTCTTCATTGAAATTATCAGCCATACGGGCCAATCTTGAAAAACACGGGACCCATTTCCTCACTATTCTCGACCCGCTCTATCCTGACCTCCTTAAAGAAATCCCTGATCCGCCTCTATTCTTATTTTGCAAAGGTAATCTTCAGCTGTTTCAGCATCCTGAATCACTGGGTGTAGCAGGAGCCAGACAGTCCACGCCATACGGCAGAGAAGCGCTGGACAAAATCCTCATCCCCCTAATTAAGAGAGGGTTTGTCATAGTAAGCGGTCTTGCTGAAGGCATAGATACGGCAGCGCACGCTGTGTGTATTGTAAATGGGGGCAGAACGATTGCTGTGCTTGGAGGGGGATTTCAGCATATCTATCCCTTTTCCAATCGTGCTCTGGCTAATGAAATTGGCCGGCACCATCTGCTGATTTCTGAATACGCCCCACATATCAAGCCCCAGAAATGGCACTTTCCTGAAAGAAACCGATTGATCAGCGGATTAGGAAATGGGACGCTGATTGCAGAGGCGAAGCAGCGCAGCGGCTCCCTTATTACAGCTCAGTATGCCATGGAGCAGGGGAGGGATGTTTTTGCTATTCCGGGCCGCATTCTGGATTGCACCTCTGATGGGACAAATGAATTGATTAAAGATGGGGCAAAACTTGTGATGACCGCAGAGGATATTTTAGAAGAGTTTTACGGGATAGGATTGAAAGCTTCCGGGACTGCGAAGGAATAA
- the topA gene encoding type I DNA topoisomerase: MSDYLVIVESPAKAKTIEKYLGKKFKVKASMGHVRDLPKSQIGVDVTQNFAPKYITIRGKGDVLKELKSAAKKAKKVYLAADPDREGEAIAWHLAHSLDLDVHSDCRVVFNEITKDAIKESFKHPRAINMDLVDAQQARRILDRLVGYKISPILWKKVKKGLSAGRVQSVALRLIIDREKEIHAFIPEEYWTIESQFFKGKDQFEGSFYGMDGKKRELKTEDDVKEVTARIKGNSFNVANVTKKERKRNPAVPFTTSTLQQEAARKLNFRAKKTMMIAQQLYEGIDLGKEGTVGLITYMRTDSTRISETAQTEAAGYIEQQYGQDYLGVKKAAKKNSNSQDAHEAIRPTSTLRDPSSMKEYLSRDQLRLYKLIWERFLASQMASAVLDTMSVDLDNNGVIFRATGSKVKFPGFMKVYVEGNDDQVEEKDRYLPELAAGDEVFSKDTEPAQHFTQPPPRYTEARLVKTLEERGIGRPSTYAPTLDTIQKRGYVSLDNKRFVPTELGEIVLELIMEFFPEIIDVEFTARMENSLDEVEDGHIQWVKIIDDFYKDFEKRITIAETEMEEVEIKPEYAGIDCEECGNPMVIKMGRYGKFMACSNFPDCRNTKPIVKEIGVPCPKCDKGNVVERKSKKKRIFYGCDRYPECDFLSWDKPIARNCPRCEAMLVEKKLKKGVQVQCTACDYKEEQQK, encoded by the coding sequence ATGTCGGATTACCTGGTTATTGTAGAATCACCAGCAAAAGCTAAAACAATTGAGAAGTATTTAGGGAAAAAATTTAAAGTGAAAGCATCAATGGGACATGTCCGGGATTTGCCGAAAAGTCAAATTGGTGTGGACGTTACACAAAACTTTGCGCCTAAGTATATAACAATCAGAGGAAAAGGCGATGTATTAAAAGAATTAAAATCTGCTGCAAAAAAAGCTAAGAAAGTCTATCTCGCGGCTGACCCGGATCGCGAAGGTGAAGCAATTGCCTGGCATCTGGCACATAGCCTCGATCTTGATGTTCATTCCGACTGCCGGGTTGTCTTTAATGAAATAACTAAGGACGCCATCAAAGAGTCCTTTAAACATCCGAGAGCGATCAATATGGACCTGGTGGACGCCCAGCAGGCGAGAAGAATTCTGGATAGACTTGTTGGCTATAAAATAAGTCCGATTCTTTGGAAAAAGGTGAAAAAAGGCCTTAGTGCAGGCCGGGTTCAATCAGTGGCACTCCGTCTGATCATCGACAGGGAAAAAGAAATACATGCTTTCATACCTGAAGAGTATTGGACAATTGAAAGCCAGTTTTTCAAAGGCAAGGATCAATTCGAAGGTTCTTTTTACGGTATGGATGGTAAAAAACGCGAGCTTAAAACGGAAGATGATGTAAAAGAAGTGACAGCCCGCATCAAGGGTAATTCGTTTAATGTGGCGAATGTGACAAAGAAAGAGAGAAAGCGCAACCCTGCGGTGCCGTTTACAACATCCACCTTACAGCAGGAAGCTGCCCGGAAGCTGAATTTCAGAGCCAAGAAAACGATGATGATTGCTCAGCAATTATATGAAGGAATTGATCTTGGCAAAGAAGGGACAGTCGGGTTAATCACATATATGAGAACGGATTCCACAAGAATTTCTGAAACCGCTCAAACTGAAGCAGCAGGATACATTGAACAGCAATACGGACAAGACTATCTGGGTGTTAAGAAAGCCGCGAAGAAAAATTCCAATTCACAGGATGCCCATGAAGCCATTCGTCCGACATCTACATTAAGAGACCCATCCTCCATGAAGGAATACTTGAGCCGTGACCAGCTCCGTTTATACAAATTGATTTGGGAGCGCTTCTTAGCAAGCCAAATGGCTTCAGCGGTGCTTGACACAATGAGCGTAGACTTAGATAATAATGGAGTTATCTTTAGAGCTACAGGGTCTAAGGTTAAATTTCCGGGCTTCATGAAAGTATATGTTGAAGGTAATGATGATCAGGTTGAAGAAAAGGACCGCTACTTGCCGGAGCTTGCCGCAGGTGACGAAGTGTTTTCAAAGGATACGGAGCCTGCTCAGCATTTTACCCAGCCGCCTCCAAGGTACACCGAAGCACGTTTGGTTAAAACGCTTGAAGAACGGGGCATTGGGAGACCATCCACCTATGCGCCTACACTGGATACCATCCAAAAAAGAGGGTACGTATCACTTGATAACAAGCGCTTTGTTCCTACGGAGCTTGGAGAAATTGTCCTTGAATTGATTATGGAATTTTTCCCGGAAATCATTGATGTCGAATTTACAGCCCGAATGGAAAACAGTCTGGATGAAGTCGAAGACGGCCACATTCAATGGGTGAAAATAATAGATGATTTCTACAAAGATTTCGAAAAACGGATCACCATTGCCGAAACCGAAATGGAAGAAGTGGAAATCAAACCGGAATATGCAGGTATAGACTGTGAAGAGTGCGGAAACCCCATGGTCATCAAAATGGGCCGCTACGGTAAATTTATGGCATGTTCTAATTTCCCGGACTGCCGCAATACAAAGCCGATTGTGAAAGAAATCGGAGTACCATGTCCTAAATGCGATAAAGGTAATGTTGTTGAACGCAAGTCCAAGAAGAAACGGATTTTTTACGGCTGCGACAGATATCCTGAGTGTGACTTCCTTTCATGGGATAAGCCGATCGCAAGGAACTGCCCGCGCTGTGAAGCCATGCTGGTTGAAAAGAAGCTGAAAAAAGGTGTTCAGGTTCAATGTACAGCCTGTGATTACAAAGAAGAGCAGCAAAAGTAA
- the trmFO gene encoding FADH(2)-oxidizing methylenetetrahydrofolate--tRNA-(uracil(54)-C(5))-methyltransferase TrmFO, translating to MSQQSTVNVIGAGLAGSEAAWQLAERGVSVNLFEMRPVKQTPAHHTDKFAELVCSNSLRGNALTNAVGVLKEEMRHLNSVIIKSADDCAVPAGGALAVDRHEFAGLVTDRVKNHPNVTVMNEEVTHIPEGPTIIATGPLTSKALSDELQKLTGEDYFYFYDAAAPILEKDSIDMDKVYLKSRYDKGEAAYLNCPMTEEEFDRFYEALIEAETVPLKEFEKEIFFEGCMPIEVMAKRGKKTMLFGPMKPVGLEDPKTGRRPYAVVQLRQDDAAGTLYNIVGFQTHLKWGPQKEVLKLIPGLENAEIVRYGVMHRNTFINSPKLLKPTYQSKHREDLFFAGQMTGVEGYVESAASGLLAGINAANLVLGRELAVLPPETALGSMANYITSANPDNFQPMNANFGIFPELPKRIKVKKDRYEAYANRALETIQKISKTI from the coding sequence ATGAGTCAGCAATCTACTGTTAATGTCATAGGAGCAGGACTAGCCGGGAGCGAAGCGGCATGGCAGCTTGCAGAAAGAGGAGTTAGCGTCAATTTATTTGAAATGAGACCGGTTAAGCAAACACCTGCACATCACACAGACAAATTTGCTGAGCTTGTATGCAGCAATTCACTAAGAGGAAATGCACTGACAAATGCTGTTGGAGTGCTTAAAGAAGAAATGAGACATTTAAACTCGGTCATTATTAAATCTGCAGATGATTGTGCGGTTCCGGCCGGTGGAGCACTTGCCGTCGATCGTCATGAATTCGCAGGGCTAGTCACAGATAGAGTAAAGAACCATCCGAATGTGACGGTTATGAATGAAGAGGTTACACATATCCCTGAGGGACCGACGATCATTGCAACAGGCCCGCTTACTTCAAAGGCACTGTCAGATGAGCTGCAAAAACTGACAGGTGAAGATTATTTTTATTTTTATGATGCGGCAGCACCTATTCTCGAAAAAGACAGCATTGATATGGACAAAGTGTATTTAAAGTCCCGCTATGACAAAGGGGAGGCGGCTTATTTAAATTGTCCGATGACAGAGGAAGAATTTGACCGTTTCTATGAAGCTCTCATTGAGGCTGAAACCGTCCCATTGAAGGAATTTGAAAAAGAAATCTTTTTTGAGGGCTGCATGCCGATCGAAGTAATGGCTAAGCGCGGAAAGAAGACCATGCTTTTTGGACCGATGAAGCCTGTTGGACTGGAAGATCCTAAAACAGGGAGGCGCCCGTATGCAGTAGTTCAGCTTAGACAGGATGATGCAGCGGGTACCCTATATAATATTGTCGGTTTTCAGACACATTTAAAATGGGGCCCTCAAAAAGAGGTGCTAAAGCTGATTCCAGGTCTTGAAAATGCTGAAATTGTCCGCTACGGTGTTATGCACCGTAATACATTTATTAATTCTCCAAAACTGTTAAAGCCTACTTACCAGTCCAAACACCGTGAAGATTTATTCTTTGCAGGTCAAATGACAGGTGTGGAAGGGTATGTAGAATCAGCGGCTTCAGGGCTTTTGGCCGGCATAAACGCCGCAAATCTTGTGCTGGGAAGAGAACTTGCTGTGCTGCCGCCTGAAACGGCATTAGGAAGTATGGCTAACTACATTACCTCAGCTAATCCGGACAATTTCCAGCCAATGAATGCAAACTTCGGAATCTTCCCGGAACTTCCTAAAAGAATCAAAGTGAAGAAAGACCGTTACGAGGCTTATGCAAACAGAGCGCTGGAAACAATTCAAAAAATTTCGAAAACGATTTGA